CTTCTGGTTTCACGGAGATCTCAGGCTAGGAGCAGCCCTGAGCAGGGAGACTGAGTTACAGAGAATCCCCACCAAGTTGCAGGCAGAGGGACAGCCGAGGTCCTCAGGAAGTGCACGAGAGCAGAACCACTATGGCAAGTTCACTGAGAAATCTGGAAAGTTAGAATCCCAGCCCGAGTCCATCAAATCGAGCATCATAAAATTAAGTTTTCCTTACTGTGAAATGGCAATTCGTAATGATTTCTGAGAAGTGGGACCCATGGTGGTGTCGATGTCTGAGCCAGGTGAGGGTGAGATCCCTGGCGCCATGGGCTGGCCCCCAGGATGCCCTGGAAAACGCATTCTGTTCACAGCTGtgtgattcttttctttctgtgttggTGAAGCAGCCAGACCCGGTCCGTTTGGAATGCCTGGGATGGTGCCGCCGCATGTTCCTCCTCAGATGCTCAACATTCCGCAGACCTCTCTGCAAGCAAAGCCCGTGGTAAGGCCTTCCCTGCGTTGGGTCGGGTGGCGGGTCTCAGACACGGTGTATGCATTGAATTTCAACGAATGCTAAAATAAGTTCCTAACCTCTTGAATTGATATGTGAAATAGATGCCAGTGtttgttgaaataaaaatgagccaggaaaCGTCAGCCTGGGCCTGAGTCGGGTCCTGCTGGCCACGTGTGCATGACGTGTGCCCTTCACTTCAGGCCCCACAGGTGCCCAGCCCAGGGGGCGCCCCGGGCCAGGGTCCATACCCGTACAGCCTCTCTGAGCCAGCACCTCTCACTTTGGACACGAGCGGGAAGAATCTGACAGAGCAGAACAGCTACAGCAACATTCTTCACGAAGGGAAGCACACGCCGCTGTATGAGCGGTCCTCGCCCATCAACCCGGCCCAGAGCGGCAGCCCTAACCACGTGGATTCCGCCTACTTCCCTGGCTCTTCTACATCATCATCTTCTGACAACGACGAGGGCAGCGGAGGGGCGACAAAGTGAGTGGTGCGTGGGTCGCTGGGTGCTTCCTGGCGGGTAGTGACCTGGGGAAGCTGCCTTCTGGCCTGCCAGCCCAGCTGGTGTTTTGCTCAGAGATGTAGTTTATTGCAGGTGGGTGGTGGTCAGTCTGTACTCAGATGGGGGCTCCttggacagagaggagagaggaagagtagGTATGTTCTTGAAGTTTCCATGATTTAAAATCTGCACCATCCCAGCCCCATGGCCTGGAGCCACAGGAAACTTTCTGGGGAGGAATTTGACAAGAACTGGTTTGTGTGATGACCAAAACATGGGGGCATTTGTCCGGTGTGGTGCCACTCACACCCACCACAGCAACCCCCTGCTGACCCCCGAAACATTAATCTTCTGGCTCCTGGATCAAGGGAGCTCTGAATTTCCACTCCTTCTAAACTCAGCAGGTTACAGGACACTTTGGAAATAACACTGTTTGCCCAAGCAAAACCCTAGAAAGCTGCCTAGACCCAGGCTGGAATTGTTTCCTTAGAGGAGTATTTTAAACACTGTgcgggctggatgcagtggcacatacctgtaatcccagcacttcggaaggccaaggcaggtggattacctgaggttgggagttcgagaccagcctggccaacatggcgaaaccccgtctgtactaaaaatacaaaaattggccgggcgtggtggcatgtgcctgtagtcccagctactcaggaggctgagttaggaggatcacttgaacccaggagacagaggttgaagtgagctgagatgtcgCCAGTGCACtatggcctgggtgacagagcgagactccgtctcaaaaaatacaaacaataataataataaaaacactgtGTGTCCCTGAGTAAATGAGTTCACAAATATATAGTTGGTTAAAATCTGAtcgaagaggctgggcacggtggcccatgcctgtaatcccagcactttgggaggcagtggcaggcggatcacttgagttcaggagttcaagaccagcttggccaacatggtaaaaccccatctctactaaaaaatataaaaactagccaggcgtggtggcattcacctgtaatcccagctactctggaggctgaggcaggagaatcgcttgaacctgggagttggaggctgcagtgagccgagatcacgccactgcactccagcctgggtgacggagcaaaaCTCcgactgtggaaaaaaaaaaattctgatcaaGGAAATCTTAAATTTGTACACCTCCCCTCCCTTTAAACTgtctaatatttttttaaaaaaaaaaagaaagagaaagaaaatgtctttccTTTAAGTCAGTGTCTCTTTTTCCTTAGTGTGAACTCCACAGAGTAGATAACCAGGGCTGGTTGATGTTACATCTATTTCTGATGTAAGAAATCTAAGAGACGTAGTTGTTAGTTTCCATGCCAGTTCTTACCTGGTGTGTCACCTGAAGCAGGTgatctttcctctctgtcctctgtccatctttaaaatgggaacgAATGTCGGTTGACCCAGGGCAGAGGTCACTGAAGGGCTCACTGCCATCCAGGGATGCACACCCTGTTTATGGCAAAGaagtataaaattaataaatgttgatTTGCTGTATGTGCAATGCTAAAACtctaaaatgaagtaaaaagttGCAATTGAATATTCAAAGTTTTAAATTAACCTCTAACAAGATAATATATTGAGTATCctttgaatcagaatctctgggttgGGGCcccaaaatttgcattttaaataagcaCCTCAGTCAGTCTTttgcacactgaagtttgagaacaacTGCTTGATGGTCTTGGAAGCCCTTATGCACTAGAATTATAAGGCATCTGCATTTTGTTGTAAAATGTGACTCATGTCAGCAAGGTCAAAGTGTCTGTACAATACAGTTTTCATCTTAGTTAAATGTTCTTTCTGAACTCTGAAACATAGGTAAGAAGtaagacaaaagcaaaataagtaaGCTTTATGACCCCAACAAGAGTTCCATGCTAGTGATGGAGATGTGGAAACCAGGTCAAGGTGCTGACTTGGGAACATGGGTGGTGACTGGGGCACGTCTCAGTTGAGGTGCTTGTTCCTCCGGCAGGGAGGGATTGAGAAGAATGCGAGTTGCCCATCTAATTTGGCAAgttgtctgtattagtctgttctcatgctgctaataaagacattacccaagactgggtaacttgcaaaggaaagaggtttaattgactcagagtttccacatggctggagaggcgtCACAATCGTGGTGGatggcaaaggaggagcaaagtcacgtcttgcatggcagcaggcaagagagcatgtgcaggggaacttacctttataaaaccatcagatcttgtaagatttattcactgtcacgagaatagcacaggaaagacattcaatgacctcccaccaGATACCTACCATGAcctgtgggaattatgggagctgcaattgaagatgagatttgggtggggacacagccaaaccatatcatcatctTTGTTAGGATGAGCTGAACTTGGAGTGAGTAGAACTGCCCGAACATGTCCTGTCTTTTCTGGGTATGCACCTCCTACCTGTCTGTGAAGGTTATGGTCAGCTTTTTGGAGCTCTGGGCATCTGGTCTCCCTCTGACCTCTCACAGTGCTTATTGTCTTTATCTCCGTTATGGCATCTTTA
This genomic window from Pan paniscus chromosome 11, NHGRI_mPanPan1-v2.0_pri, whole genome shotgun sequence contains:
- the FAM120A2P gene encoding putative uncharacterized protein FAM120A2P isoform X7, which encodes MAFTPLTDFFNLQAARPGPFGMPGMVPPHVPPQMLNIPQTSLQAKPVAPQVPSPGGAPGQGPYPYSLSEPAPLTLDTSGKNLTEQNSYSNILHEGKHTPLYERSSPINPAQSGSPNHVDSAYFPGSSTSSSSDNDEGSGGATNDSRAFNTCFLTLGVWILGRLQE
- the FAM120A2P gene encoding putative uncharacterized protein FAM120A2P isoform X5; amino-acid sequence: MAFTPLTDFFNLQAARPGPFGMPGMVPPHVPPQMLNIPQTSLQAKPVAPQVPSPGGAPGQGPYPYSLSEPAPLTLDTSGKNLTEQNSYSNILHEGKHTPLYERSSPINPAQSGSPNHVDSAYFPGSSTSSSSDNDEGSGGATKTCAPLKREKTNHIKCSTETRERRKRMEDMEKEWKTVTNIVSSS
- the FAM120A2P gene encoding putative uncharacterized protein FAM120A2P isoform X6 yields the protein MAFTPLTDFFNLQAARPGPFGMPGMVPPHVPPQMLNIPQTSLQAKPVAPQVPSPGGAPGQGPYPYSLSEPAPLTLDTSGKNLTEQNSYSNILHEGKHTPLYERSSPINPAQSGSPNHVDSAYFPGSSTSSSSDNDEGSGGATKTCAPLKREKTNHIKCSTETRERRKRMEDMEKEWKTVTNI
- the FAM120A2P gene encoding putative uncharacterized protein FAM120A2P isoform X1, with translation MAFTPLTDFFNLQAARPGPFGMPGMVPPHVPPQMLNIPQTSLQAKPVAPQVPSPGGAPGQGPYPYSLSEPAPLTLDTSGKNLTEQNSYSNILHEGKHTPLYERSSPINPAQSGSPNHVDSAYFPGSSTSSSSDNDEGSGGATKYTISWGFRATDHHVQGRDSQARGTAAHWHRGHVCSPNIFWRISHGPAQQLTFPTEQAAPPVCPAPASRRLSAPG
- the FAM120A2P gene encoding putative uncharacterized protein FAM120A2P isoform X4 translates to MAFTPLTDFFNLQAARPGPFGMPGMVPPHVPPQMLNIPQTSLQAKPVAPQVPSPGGAPGQGPYPYSLSEPAPLTLDTSGKNLTEQNSYSNILHEGKHTPLYERSSPINPAQSGSPNHVDSAYFPGSSTSSSSDNDEGSGGATKGNGEWKAAQTNATRHEEVSETLTDFQRPCHTICEPIATGPTSPRR
- the FAM120A2P gene encoding putative uncharacterized protein FAM120A2P isoform X2 yields the protein MAFTPLTDFFNLQARPGPFGMPGMVPPHVPPQMLNIPQTSLQAKPVAPQVPSPGGAPGQGPYPYSLSEPAPLTLDTSGKNLTEQNSYSNILHEGKHTPLYERSSPINPAQSGSPNHVDSAYFPGSSTSSSSDNDEGSGGATKYTISWGFRATDHHVQGRDSQARGTAAHWHRGHVCSPNIFWRISHGPAQQLTFPTEQAAPPVCPAPASRRLSAPG
- the FAM120A2P gene encoding putative uncharacterized protein FAM120A2P isoform X3; the encoded protein is MPGMVPPHVPPQMLNIPQTSLQAKPVAPQVPSPGGAPGQGPYPYSLSEPAPLTLDTSGKNLTEQNSYSNILHEGKHTPLYERSSPINPAQSGSPNHVDSAYFPGSSTSSSSDNDEGSGGATKYTISWGFRATDHHVQGRDSQARGTAAHWHRGHVCSPNIFWRISHGPAQQLTFPTEQAAPPVCPAPASRRLSAPG